Proteins found in one Oryza glaberrima chromosome 4, OglaRS2, whole genome shotgun sequence genomic segment:
- the LOC127771193 gene encoding mitotic spindle checkpoint protein MAD2, whose product MASRTASKDIITLRGSAAIVSEFFGYAANSILYNRGVYPEESFTKVKKYGLTMLLTQDEGVKTFIANLNTQLSEWLEAGKLQRIVLVIMSKATSEVLERWNFSIQTDPEVVDKGVIKEKSDKEIMREIQAIMRQVASCITYLPCLDEPCIFDVLAYTDMDVAVPFTWVESDAKLIENPQMVKLHSFDTKIHKVDTLVSYKVDEWDEE is encoded by the exons ATGGCGTCGAGGACGGCGTCCAAGGACATCATCACGCTGCGGGgctccgccgccatcgtcagCGAGTTCTTCG GCTACGCCGCGAACAG CATCCTGTACAACCGCGGGGTGTACCCGGAGGAGAGCTTCACCAAGGTGAAGAAGTACGGCCTCACGATGCTGCTGACGCAGGACGAAGGGGTGAAGACCTTCATCGCCAACCTCAACACCCAGCTCTCAG AGTGGCTGGAGGCCGGGAAGCTGCAGAGGATCGTGCTGGTGATCATGAGCAAGGCCACCTCCGAGGTGCTGGAGCGGTGGAACTTCAGCATCCAGACCGACCCGGAGGTGGTCGACAAGGGTGTCATCAAGGAGAAGAGCGACAAGGAGATCATGAGGGAGATCCAGGCCATCATGCGCCAGGTCGCCTCCTGCATCACCTACCTCCCCTGCCTCGACGAGCCAT GCATATTCGACGTGCTGGCGTACACCGACATGGACGTCGCGGTGCCCTTCACCTGGGTGGAGAGCGACGCCAAGCTCATCGAGAATCCACAGATGGTGAAGCTGCATTCCTTCGACACCAAG ATTCACAAGGTGGACACGCTCGTCTCCTACAAGGTCGACGAGTGGGACGAGGAGTAG
- the LOC127769978 gene encoding glyceraldehyde-3-phosphate dehydrogenase 2, cytosolic: MAKIKIGINGFGRIGRLVARVALQSDDVELVAVNDPFITTDYMTYMFKYDTVHGQWKHHEVKVKDSKTLLFGEKEVTVFGCRNPEEIPWGETGAEFVVESTGVFTDKDKAAAHLKGGAKKVVISAPSKDAPMFVVGVNEKEYKPDIDIVSNASCTTNCLAPLAKVINDRFGIVEGLMTTVHAITATQKTVDGPSSKDWRGGRAASFNIIPSSTGAAKAVGKVLPALNGKLTGMAFRVPTVDVSVVDLTVRLEKPASYDQIKAAIKEESEGKLKGILGYVEEDLVSTDFQGDNRSSIFDAKAGIALNDNFVKLVSWYDNEWGYSSRVVDLIRHMYNTQ, translated from the exons ATGG CGAAGATTAAGATCGGGATCAATG GGTTCGGGAGGATCGGGAGGCTCGTGGCCAGGGTGGCCCTGCAGAGCGACGAcgtcgagctcgtcgccgtcaaCGACCCCTTCATCACCACCGACTACATG ACATACATGTTCAAGTATGACACTGTGCACGGCCAGTGGAAGCATCATGAGGTTAAGGTGAAGGACTCCAAGACCCTTCTCTTCGGTGAGAAGGAGGTCACCGTGTTCGGCTGCAG GAACCCTGAGGAGATCCCATGGGGTGAGACTGGCGCTGAGTTTGTTGTGGAGTCCACTGGTGTTTTCACCGACAAGGACAAGGCCGCTGCTCACCTGAAG GGTGGTGCTAAGAAGGTCGTCATCTCTGCTCCCAGCAAGGATGCCCCCATGTTTGTTGTTGGTGTCAATGAGAAGGAGTACAAGCCTGACATCGACATTGTGTCCAATGCTAGCTGCACCACCAACTGCCTTGCTCCACTTGCCAAG GTTATCAATGACAGGTTTGGTATTGTTGAGGGTTTGATGACCACTGTCCATGCAATCACTG CAACTCAGAAGACCGTTGATGGACCTTCGAGCAAGGACTGGAGGGGTGGAAGGGCTGCCAGTTTCAACATCATCCCTAGCAGCACTGGAGCTGCAAAG GCTGTCGGCAAGGTGCTTCCTGCTCTCAATGGAAAGTTGACTGGTATGGCTTTCCGTGTTCCAACCGTGGATGTCTCTGTTGTTGATTTGACTGTCAGGCTTGAGAAGCCAGCATCCTATGATCAGATTAAGGCAGCTATCAA GGAGGAGTCTGAGGGGAAACTCAAGGGTATTCTGGGTTACGTTGAGGAGGACCTTGTTTCCACAGACTTCCAGGGTGACAACAG GTCAAGCATCTTTGATGCAAAGGCCGGTATTGCTCTCAATGACAACTTTGTTAAGCTTGTGTCTTGGTATGACAACGAATGGGGATACAG CTCTCGCGTTGTTGACCTGATCCGTCACATGTACAACACCCAGTAA